AGCAAGATGAGCCATTGATGGCGGTAATTTCATTTGACGGGGAAGAAGCAGTGGTTTCCCACATTGACGAAGCAATGGAACACCATATTCTGCTAGAAAAAGCTGGATTGGATAGTCGAAATATTGATAAGTATTTCCGTATTATCTTTGATAAAGAGGGATGTGACTGGACTTTTATTTGTCCATCTGATTACCGCAATATCAAGGACAGACAAAAAAGGATTATGGCTTTCTATAAGGATGGATTTACCGCAATCGCTGATTTCCTTTCCCAGATGGGCTATTTTGTAGATATCAAGATACCGCAACGGTATAGACGACATTTTCAGGCTATGGGAGAGTAATAAAAAACCGCCCAGCGCTGCAACACTGGACGGAAAAACAATAAATAACAAAGAAGTTTGTACTTTGCTTATTATATCATATTTTGGTATGGTAAGCAATAGAAAGGATAAAAAATGGCTAACGCTAAAAAGCTGCCTAGCGGGAGTTGGAGGGTGCAAGTATACGCTGGAAAAGATGCGTCCGGAAAAAGAATGTATCAATCATTTACAGCACCTACTAAAAAAGAAGCTGAATTTTTGGCAGCTGAATATATTTATAAAAGAAAAAATACAACCAGAGAAAAACTTACTTTTCAAGAAGCAAGTGACCAATATATAGAAAATCGACAGAACATCTTATCACCATCTACCATTAGATGCTATAGGATTATACAACGAAACTCTATTCCTAATTTATTAAATATCAAAATTGATAGATTGGCTGACGGCTTCCTCATTCAGCAGCAAATGAATGAGAACGCCAAAAGATATTCTGCGAAAAGCTTAAGAAATCAATTGGGTTTTATTACAGCAGTAATGGGATTTTTTAAATATCATATTAGTGATATTGCAATTAAGCCAAAAGAAAACCACAGTATCCTGGTGCCTACTAAAAACGATGCTGAAAAGATTATGCAATTATTAAAAGAAGCACCTGATATTGAATGTCAGGCGTTGCTAGCCATTACTTGCAGTTTACGTCAAAGCGAAATAGCGGCGATTACTCCGGCAGATATAAAAGGGGAGTTGTTAAGTGTACATGGGGCCAGGATACCAGATGAACATAATAAGCTGGTATACAAAGAAACCAATAAATCAGATGCAGGATGGCGTTCGGTATTAATGCCAGAATATTTGGCAAAAAGAATGGAAGAGCTATGCGCCAGCAAACAGTCCAATGATTGGGTATTTGATACGACACCCTCGCAAGTTTTGCGTAAGTTTAAGAGATTGCTTATATCTCATGATATGCCACCGTATACAATGCACTCTTTACGCCATTGTTTTGCTGCTATTATGCATGCTCGCAATGTGCCGGATAAATATATCATGGAAATGGGTGGATGGTCCAGTGATAATGTCATGAAAAAGGTGTATCAATACACCTTTGAGGATGAAACTAACAAAGCGAAGGAACAAGCCAACCGATATTTTGATAACCTGATTTCTAATGATTCCAAAAAGTAATTTTGATGTTATGCAACACGAAATGCAACACAAATAAAAATAAATCCTTTATTTTCGGAGTTTTATAGATGTTTTATGAGGGTTCAAATCCTTCCACCCCAGCCAGCGGAGTCCGAACGCATTTTGCGTTTGGACTCTTTTTCTTTTTTAAGTTATTGTAAGATGTGTTAATATTAATTATTTATTTTGGGCATGTAAAATATGTTTGACGAACAAAATAGATATCGCCAGAAAAAATCCTGAGATTTCGGGATTTTTTCCATTTTTCAAGAGAATTTTTAGATGACACGCTCCGTAGATATTTTTTTGTAAAAAATATGGACTAGAAGGGTTCGAACCCTCACAACAAAATAAAAAGAAAATAGTAAGCAGATAAAAAGCAATTTTTATCTGCTTTTTTGTGTAACGAAAACCGTAGACTATGCCCATGGTTCTAAAAAGGCCGAAGCCGGTGAGTAGAAAAAAATAACTCCTTCATGTAGAATAGAAGTGGGTTTGCCAACCGCAAAAAAATATGAAGGAGATCGTTCAAAATGAACAATACAAATAGTTTAGAGCATACGAAATGGAATTGCAAGTATCATATCGTTGTTGCACCGAAATATCGGAGAGAAATTATCTACGGGAAAACAAAAGTGGATATTGGAAAAATACTGAGAAAATTATGTGAGAACAAAGGAGTAGAGATCATCGAAGCAGAAGCATGCTCTGCAAATGGGTGAAAAAGTACATTGCAGAAAGAGAAAGCTCTTTTGTTCATAAAGGATATCCTGGAAATCCGTTTGCTGCACTTCATGTTAGTAAGAATCTATCTGAAATAGAGCGACTAAGGTTAATGGTTGCAAAGCTGGAGGTTGAAAATGAGAGATTAAAAAAGGATACTTAGTGAAGGGAGTTGGTGCAACCAAGGAGCTCGTTACTGGCAAAGAAAAGAGTTCGAAGTCATCGATACGCTTAGTTCCAGATATCCCGTAAGTTTTCTTTGCAAGGTCATGGATATAAATCGATCTGGTTACTATAAATGGAAAAGATGCAAAGGAAAGCTATGAGCAGGACAGGATTTTGTTGACACATCTGCTGGAAACAGAACATAAAAAATACCCTTCATATGGATAGCATCGCCTTGCTCACGATGTATTCTCTGAAACCGGGTGGATATTTTCTCATAATCTAGCACATAAGTGCTGTAAAGCTGCTGGAATTCATTCCAAGGCAAGAAAGTATAGATATAAAAAGTCGGGAGAAGAGAGCGTAAAGTTTCCAAATAAGGTCAAAGGAAACTGGAATGCTACAAGGCCATTGGAGATTGTTGTGTCAGATATGATTATATTCAAACATAAGGGTGTATCATGGGAATGGATACTTCTGTTGGATACATTTAATAATGGGATATTAGCCACATCAGGCAACGTCTGTTTGCGACAGTAACAAACCATATTACCATTGCTTAGAGCAGCTGAAGTTGTTTGCAGGAAAGAGGAACAGACTCCCCAAGTAGTTTTCCATACCGACCAGGGTTCTATCTACTCCTCTTTTTGCCGAGCCCATGAATACTATAACATACTTCGGTCAATGTCGCGAGAGGAAACTCCAACAAATAATCCAATCATA
This is a stretch of genomic DNA from Clostridium facile. It encodes these proteins:
- a CDS encoding site-specific integrase translates to MANAKKLPSGSWRVQVYAGKDASGKRMYQSFTAPTKKEAEFLAAEYIYKRKNTTREKLTFQEASDQYIENRQNILSPSTIRCYRIIQRNSIPNLLNIKIDRLADGFLIQQQMNENAKRYSAKSLRNQLGFITAVMGFFKYHISDIAIKPKENHSILVPTKNDAEKIMQLLKEAPDIECQALLAITCSLRQSEIAAITPADIKGELLSVHGARIPDEHNKLVYKETNKSDAGWRSVLMPEYLAKRMEELCASKQSNDWVFDTTPSQVLRKFKRLLISHDMPPYTMHSLRHCFAAIMHARNVPDKYIMEMGGWSSDNVMKKVYQYTFEDETNKAKEQANRYFDNLISNDSKK